From the genome of Candidatus Dormiibacterota bacterium:
ACGTAGTTCCGCCTCTTGCACTGGCTGCACTGGAACGTGATCAGGTCGCGCATTACTGAACGATCTCCGTGACCGTGCCGGCGCCGACGGTGCGGCCGCCCTCGCGGATCGCGAAGCGCAGCCCCTTGTCCATCGCGATCGGCGTGATCAGCTCAATGGCCAGTCCCACGTTGTCCCCCGGCATCACCATCTCCACGCCCGACGGCAGCGTCGATACCCCCGTCACGTCCGTCGTCCGG
Proteins encoded in this window:
- the tuf gene encoding elongation factor Tu (EF-Tu; promotes GTP-dependent binding of aminoacyl-tRNA to the A-site of ribosomes during protein biosynthesis; when the tRNA anticodon matches the mRNA codon, GTP hydrolysis results; the inactive EF-Tu-GDP leaves the ribosome and release of GDP is promoted by elongation factor Ts; many prokaryotes have two copies of the gene encoding EF-Tu) translates to RTTDVTGVSTLPSGVEMVMPGDNVGLAIELITPIAMDKGLRFAIREGGRTVGAGTVTEIVQ